A region of the Arenibacter antarcticus genome:
ATATACCCTCCAATAAAATTAAACTGGACCTTATCTTCCACAATATTGGCCACCTCATCTGCATAAATACCGTTGGTCAGAAAATTGGGTACGGACAGACCGAAATACCAATTTTGCTGATACATGAACATCCCGGCTCCAATGGTTGGGTAAAATTTATTAAAAGTATCCTGTCCATTTAATAAGGGTTCATTAGGGTTTTCAAAATCACCTTTGGAATAATCCACATCTAGGAGCGATCCTCCTGCGTCTATTCCAAAAGACAACTTGGTCTCATCCGATAATTTCACTTGAAACGAATAGGCGAAATCTATATAGGTTTGGGAAGTAGGCCCCAATTGGTCGCTAACAACATTAAGTCCCAACCCGTGCTTTTCATTCGCAAGGGGAACATTTGCACCAAACCTTAGGGTTCTAGGCGCACCGGGAATTCCAGACCATTGCACCCTATACAGTCCAGTAATATCCGGTGTTTCTACCGAACCAACATAGGCGGGATTAAAACTTCCAATATTATACATATATTGGGTGTATTGGGGTTCCTTCTGCCCATAACCCATCAGGGTAGCCAACAACAAAAGCCCAGAACACCAGGCTTTCCAATATCGTATACTATTAACTCTGTAGTGCATAGGTTTTATCATCTAATGATTTGGAGCCAACCCTTTTTAATGGCCGTCCCATCTCCAAGATTAAGTATATAAAAATAAGTTCCTTTTGGTAAATCACCATTTTTACCTGTCCCCCTCCAAGAATTATCGTAGCCACTTTGGGCAAAGACCTCATTTCCATAACGATCATAGACCTGAAGGGTATTATTAGGGTATTGCTCGATACAGTTTATAACTAACATATCATTATCACCGTCTCCATTGGGCGAAATCATATTAAAAATAAATCCACATTCGTTTGTAGACCGTGCTACTACCGTTACGGTCACCGTAGCGGTGTTATTAGTGGTATTTCCGTCTTCGGGAAAGCTGTCTACCATGGAAGCAATATTCTG
Encoded here:
- a CDS encoding type IX secretion system membrane protein PorP/SprF, with the translated sequence MHYRVNSIRYWKAWCSGLLLLATLMGYGQKEPQYTQYMYNIGSFNPAYVGSVETPDITGLYRVQWSGIPGAPRTLRFGANVPLANEKHGLGLNVVSDQLGPTSQTYIDFAYSFQVKLSDETKLSFGIDAGGSLLDVDYSKGDFENPNEPLLNGQDTFNKFYPTIGAGMFMYQQNWYFGLSVPNFLTNGIYADEVANIVEDKVQFNFIGGYIFELSEGLKFKPAFLVNYLNGAPLNVNLSTNFLINDIVTLGASYRWENAVSGLAGLQISSGLFLGYSYDYNTNGLGDYSQGSHEVILKFYLGKGGSKDLKDKKRESNGKPKQIDSPRFF